A stretch of Streptomyces vietnamensis DNA encodes these proteins:
- a CDS encoding phosphotransferase enzyme family protein produces MSTATPRDRISLVTLMLASEFGIVPASMAPGPSGTATRNYVATTKTGTAWFVKTYPAGTGRETAESAAALSEYARLHRVPVARARYTVGQKQLVASDGKVTMSVTRYLRDTVTADGRLTGRRWEAVGEAIGRLHRGLARHRFGPPRLDARDRAVDPVRSRSRLEGLVHRYETDPPRTDFERWALETARERLAGLPAVERLLERAPGRTVSQLVHGDLSGPNVLLRGDGVAAVIDFAAPGRRSLMWELGRLALDPRTVLAQPDWPEGMGRLAAVYHRRHPAVPVEELVSVVRLTAAYLGCTVYPLNTVVDGLGPVTESLEAYARDRVEAAVVLRERLDEAEEVLRDHLR; encoded by the coding sequence GTGAGCACCGCAACCCCCCGAGACCGGATCTCGCTCGTGACACTGATGCTCGCCTCCGAGTTCGGCATCGTTCCGGCGTCGATGGCTCCGGGTCCGTCCGGGACCGCGACTCGTAACTACGTGGCCACCACGAAGACCGGCACCGCCTGGTTCGTCAAGACCTACCCGGCCGGCACAGGCCGGGAGACGGCCGAGAGCGCCGCCGCGCTGAGCGAGTACGCCCGGCTGCATCGCGTACCCGTCGCCCGCGCCCGCTACACGGTCGGCCAGAAGCAGTTGGTCGCCTCGGACGGGAAGGTGACCATGTCGGTCACCCGATACCTGCGCGACACGGTCACCGCCGACGGCCGGCTCACCGGACGTCGATGGGAGGCCGTCGGGGAGGCGATCGGACGCTTGCACCGTGGCCTGGCCCGCCACCGGTTCGGGCCGCCCCGGCTCGATGCCCGCGACAGGGCGGTCGACCCCGTGCGCAGCCGGTCCCGGCTCGAAGGCCTCGTTCACCGCTACGAGACGGATCCTCCTCGTACGGACTTCGAGCGGTGGGCGTTGGAGACGGCACGCGAGCGGCTGGCCGGGCTGCCGGCGGTGGAGCGACTGTTGGAGAGGGCTCCGGGGCGGACGGTCTCGCAGCTGGTCCACGGGGACCTGTCGGGCCCCAATGTGCTCCTGCGCGGGGACGGTGTCGCTGCGGTGATCGACTTCGCCGCGCCGGGGCGGCGCAGCCTCATGTGGGAGCTCGGCCGGCTGGCACTCGACCCGCGTACCGTCCTCGCCCAGCCGGACTGGCCCGAGGGGATGGGCCGCCTCGCCGCCGTCTACCACCGGCGTCATCCGGCCGTACCGGTGGAGGAGTTGGTGAGCGTGGTGCGGCTGACGGCCGCGTACCTGGGGTGCACCGTGTATCCGCTCAACACGGTCGTGGACGGCCTCGGACCCGTCACCGAGTCGCTGGAGGCGTACGCCCGGGACCGCGTGGAAGCCGCTGTCGTTCTGCGTGAACGGCTCGACGAGGCGGAGGAGGTGCTGAGGGACCACCTCCGGTAG
- a CDS encoding NTP pyrophosphohydrolase, producing the protein MNADDPLLRPLLVVDGANVVGSVPDGWWRDRRGAAERLRDRLAATGGPADGPYPRPYEIVLVVEGGARGVASVPGVRVEEAPGSGDDLIAELARNANGRPCLVVTADRELRRRVTQEGARCAGPRSILQPPA; encoded by the coding sequence GTGAACGCCGATGACCCGCTTCTCCGTCCCCTGCTGGTGGTGGACGGAGCCAACGTCGTGGGATCGGTGCCGGACGGCTGGTGGCGCGACCGGCGCGGAGCCGCCGAGCGGCTGCGTGACCGGCTCGCCGCGACCGGAGGACCGGCCGACGGCCCGTACCCGCGGCCGTACGAGATCGTCCTGGTCGTCGAGGGCGGCGCCCGGGGCGTCGCCTCGGTGCCCGGCGTGCGGGTCGAGGAAGCTCCCGGCAGCGGCGACGACCTGATCGCCGAACTGGCCCGGAACGCGAACGGCCGGCCGTGTCTGGTGGTCACGGCCGACCGCGAGCTACGCCGGCGGGTGACACAGGAAGGCGCCCGCTGTGCGGGCCCCCGCAGCATTCTCCAACCGCCCGCGTAG
- a CDS encoding NUDIX hydrolase — protein sequence MRPSRDHLRSTVGEYLGRHPGERDALSGPLTALDAEADPTSRAAPPGRITCSGVVLDAALDGPVTPVNASAVIHDGQGRYLLHLRDVKPGIWAPGCWDLLGGGREPDDTSLFDTVVRELREEAGLEVPGLQPYAVGHVTGTDGTLVPVQLFTGEWSGDPGTLTVTEGQLLAWRSLEQLPYLTMLPSTRMLLERHATEHPAADADAGHRPAKTVTATVPPGTEPHIVGVHLVLEQDGKVLLGRRHPDSAYAGGMWHVLAGHCEHEAATACLVREAHEEAGLVISADDLTLVHTVHAVDRPGDRPRIQLFFHARAWKGTPELREPDKTVAWQYWDIDGLPDAIVPYTRAAIEGIRAGRPYTEMGWSR from the coding sequence ATGCGCCCGTCCCGCGACCACCTGCGGTCCACGGTCGGCGAGTACCTCGGCCGGCACCCCGGCGAGCGCGACGCGCTCTCCGGCCCCCTCACGGCGCTGGACGCGGAAGCGGACCCGACGAGCCGTGCCGCGCCGCCCGGCCGCATCACGTGCAGCGGCGTCGTCCTCGACGCCGCCCTGGACGGCCCGGTCACGCCCGTGAACGCCAGTGCGGTGATCCACGACGGTCAGGGCCGTTACCTGTTGCACCTGAGGGACGTGAAGCCCGGCATCTGGGCGCCGGGATGCTGGGACCTGCTCGGCGGCGGCCGGGAGCCGGATGACACGAGCCTGTTCGACACGGTGGTCCGCGAGCTGCGGGAAGAGGCCGGTCTGGAGGTCCCCGGCCTCCAGCCGTACGCGGTCGGCCATGTGACCGGCACGGACGGGACCCTCGTCCCCGTTCAGCTGTTCACCGGCGAGTGGAGCGGTGACCCCGGCACGCTGACGGTGACCGAAGGCCAACTCCTCGCCTGGCGAAGTCTTGAGCAGCTGCCGTACCTGACCATGCTCCCCTCCACCCGGATGCTGCTCGAACGGCACGCCACCGAGCACCCTGCCGCCGACGCCGACGCCGGCCACCGGCCGGCGAAGACCGTGACCGCGACGGTGCCCCCTGGCACCGAGCCCCACATCGTCGGCGTCCACCTCGTCCTCGAACAGGACGGCAAGGTCCTGCTGGGCCGACGCCATCCCGACTCGGCTTACGCGGGCGGGATGTGGCACGTTCTCGCGGGTCACTGTGAGCACGAGGCGGCGACCGCATGCCTGGTGCGCGAGGCCCACGAGGAGGCGGGGCTGGTCATCAGCGCGGACGACCTCACCCTCGTCCACACGGTGCACGCGGTCGACCGACCCGGTGACCGGCCCAGGATCCAGCTCTTCTTCCACGCACGTGCGTGGAAGGGCACACCCGAGCTCCGGGAGCCGGACAAGACCGTCGCCTGGCAGTACTGGGACATCGACGGCCTCCCGGACGCGATCGTCCCCTACACCCGCGCGGCGATCGAGGGGATCCGGGCCGGCCGCCCCTATACGGAAATGGGGTGGTCACGGTGA
- a CDS encoding ABC transporter ATP-binding protein, translated as MTSAASREERDITPPPPPPPAEITYSGQYSVNPLAEVSFRRMCGQLPAVLNRIARLAWRTDRRAVQLLLVCQAVAGISAAVLLTATARAMKPVLGDGSADDRLQGAVPALLVVTLAAALGRGTAAVAAYAERRITPRLTTETDSSLVEVVCRVEASAYAEEGFSDRHEAAEMGVMRSHVMVADAQRFLSALIRMVTAGGVLSVLNPLMLPLLLLAVLPAGVGAVLTARVDYEIHYANVADRNVRGMMRWWATTSKYGDEVRANSMADYLVFWYRALSDRCDRRTLAAAPRTLRIALLSALAGGVFLVATWSALAWLVVSGRIELAVAATAVIAVQTVLAALSQVVVNGAAVFHTSLYLSDMQSFLDDAAARTPRRGPRKHSAPTEEIRLEEVVYQYPGKDKPAVDGVSLTLKRGRILAIVGANGSGKSTLTRLLTGIYLPDKGRVTWNGTDLAEVDPATVWANTGLVPQIFAQWPLRVRENITLGQPRTHDDVPVWAAVDAVGLREAVEDLPAGLDTLLSRDVFGGTELSGGQWQRIACSRALYRRPGLLILDEPTSQMDPRGEHQIFEQIKAIAADRITIVVTHRLENTRIADHIVVMEHGRITEQGRYDDLVHGGGTFAELLELSQDR; from the coding sequence TTGACCTCGGCCGCCTCCCGCGAAGAGCGGGACATCACCCCGCCGCCTCCGCCCCCACCGGCGGAGATCACGTACAGCGGGCAGTACTCCGTCAATCCGCTCGCCGAGGTGTCCTTCCGGCGGATGTGCGGGCAGCTCCCGGCCGTCCTGAACCGGATCGCCCGGCTGGCGTGGCGGACCGATCGGCGTGCTGTGCAGCTGCTGCTCGTCTGCCAGGCGGTCGCGGGCATCTCGGCCGCAGTGCTGCTGACGGCCACCGCACGGGCCATGAAGCCCGTTCTCGGCGACGGCTCCGCCGATGACAGGCTGCAGGGAGCCGTCCCGGCGCTGCTGGTCGTCACGCTCGCCGCCGCGCTGGGCCGCGGGACGGCGGCGGTGGCCGCGTACGCGGAGCGGAGGATCACCCCGCGGCTGACGACGGAGACGGACAGCTCCCTGGTCGAGGTGGTGTGCCGGGTCGAAGCGTCCGCGTACGCGGAGGAGGGGTTCTCGGACCGGCACGAGGCGGCCGAGATGGGGGTGATGCGCAGCCACGTGATGGTCGCGGACGCACAGCGGTTCCTGTCCGCGCTGATCCGCATGGTCACCGCCGGCGGTGTCCTGTCGGTACTGAACCCGCTGATGCTGCCGCTGCTCCTGCTCGCCGTGCTGCCGGCCGGTGTCGGCGCCGTCCTGACCGCCCGGGTCGACTACGAGATCCACTACGCCAATGTGGCGGACCGCAATGTCAGGGGGATGATGCGCTGGTGGGCGACCACATCGAAGTACGGCGACGAGGTCCGCGCCAACTCGATGGCCGACTACCTGGTCTTCTGGTACCGGGCCCTGTCCGACCGCTGCGACCGCCGTACCCTGGCCGCCGCCCCACGGACCCTGCGGATCGCTCTGCTGTCCGCGCTGGCGGGCGGTGTCTTCCTCGTCGCGACCTGGAGCGCCCTCGCGTGGCTGGTGGTGTCCGGACGGATCGAGCTCGCGGTCGCCGCCACGGCTGTCATCGCCGTCCAGACCGTGCTCGCCGCACTGTCCCAGGTCGTCGTCAACGGGGCCGCGGTCTTCCATACGAGCCTGTACCTGAGTGACATGCAGTCCTTCCTCGACGACGCCGCCGCCCGTACGCCCCGGCGCGGGCCCCGCAAGCACTCCGCGCCGACAGAGGAGATCCGGCTCGAGGAGGTCGTCTATCAGTACCCGGGCAAGGACAAGCCCGCCGTCGACGGTGTCTCCCTCACTCTGAAGCGGGGCCGGATCCTCGCGATCGTCGGCGCGAACGGCTCGGGGAAGTCCACGCTCACCCGGCTGCTGACCGGGATCTACCTGCCGGACAAGGGGCGGGTCACGTGGAACGGCACCGACCTCGCCGAGGTGGACCCCGCCACGGTGTGGGCGAACACCGGCCTGGTGCCGCAGATCTTCGCGCAGTGGCCGTTGCGCGTCCGCGAGAACATCACCCTCGGGCAGCCCCGTACCCACGACGACGTCCCGGTGTGGGCGGCCGTCGACGCGGTCGGTCTTCGCGAGGCCGTCGAGGACCTTCCCGCCGGCCTGGACACCCTCCTGTCCCGCGATGTCTTCGGCGGCACGGAACTCTCCGGCGGGCAGTGGCAACGCATCGCGTGTTCCCGGGCCCTGTACCGGCGCCCGGGGCTGTTGATCCTCGACGAACCCACTTCCCAGATGGATCCGCGCGGTGAACACCAGATCTTCGAGCAGATCAAGGCCATCGCCGCCGACCGCATCACGATCGTGGTCACCCACCGCCTGGAGAACACCCGGATCGCGGACCACATCGTCGTGATGGAGCACGGCCGGATCACCGAACAGGGCCGGTACGACGACCTCGTCCACGGCGGCGGAACCTTCGCCGAACTGCTGGAACTCTCCCAGGACCGCTGA
- a CDS encoding methyltransferase domain-containing protein, whose protein sequence is MTGFSAVGAAYAEHSDSARGRLRHDLVERRLHAELPASPVRILDVGCGTGEMTIRLAAAGHQVTGVDPDPRMLAVAAGRLAALPGLRGRVELVEAGIDGLSFGREVFDAVCCHGVLMYLDEPGEALARLTERVAPGGLLSILAKNRRAIGVREALAGDYENARRLIESEADRSPGNLGLETRGDTAETLDQLAAGHGFTPLAWQGVRIFHDHLDDTWAPGRAAYEAALELEWAASWRSPYRDLGHLVHTLARPPRPRPPRHPRRTTRMSLDLQPGATSSRRAAMVDRLTSTGTLTDPLLRDALLHVRRETLLPHAYVRVSGPGADPIDWRLLDGSHPDDREEWLDLVHGDASILLQRDGEPLDALARGPVTGGHMTSMSTFVPATVEALQALGLEPGHRYLELGPGPGTSLALAATVTGAGRATGVERDGHMAAFAQRNLDRLGVDAAVVEGDALEGHENRAPYDRIHSGIGVPCVPSAWVEQLAPGGRLLTTLATRTPSWPGQLLVTRTATGRIEAVLRGRPSGYRPMLGYRWLTALDHRARIKAYPGTARPTRLAPPPDDAYGFWVAAAYLAPGLVRDFQAETMTIVAPEDDSWAVAGPDDATVRVHGPRDVWAELEDLYVRWVRADRPETYRVDLSDGTGIQSVTSGTGPNALSWSLPADAAAPRVPLGDA, encoded by the coding sequence GTGACCGGCTTCTCTGCCGTCGGCGCCGCCTACGCCGAGCATTCCGACAGCGCCCGGGGCCGACTGCGCCACGACCTCGTCGAGCGCCGCCTGCACGCCGAACTGCCCGCGTCACCCGTACGGATCCTGGACGTGGGCTGCGGGACCGGCGAGATGACGATCCGGCTCGCCGCCGCCGGGCACCAGGTGACCGGCGTCGACCCGGACCCCCGCATGCTGGCCGTTGCGGCCGGCCGCCTGGCGGCCCTGCCCGGCCTCCGGGGGCGCGTGGAGCTGGTGGAGGCCGGCATCGACGGGCTCTCCTTCGGCCGTGAGGTGTTCGACGCGGTCTGCTGCCACGGCGTGCTGATGTACCTGGACGAACCCGGTGAGGCGCTCGCCCGGCTGACCGAACGGGTCGCGCCCGGAGGCCTGCTGAGCATCCTCGCCAAGAACCGCCGGGCCATCGGTGTACGCGAGGCCCTGGCCGGTGACTACGAGAACGCGCGCCGGCTCATCGAGTCCGAAGCGGACAGGAGCCCCGGCAACCTCGGCCTGGAGACCCGCGGCGACACCGCCGAAACCCTCGACCAACTGGCGGCCGGGCACGGGTTCACGCCGCTGGCCTGGCAGGGCGTACGGATCTTCCACGACCACCTCGACGACACCTGGGCGCCGGGAAGGGCCGCGTACGAGGCGGCCCTTGAGCTGGAATGGGCCGCCTCCTGGCGCAGCCCCTACCGGGACCTCGGTCACCTCGTACACACCCTGGCCCGACCACCACGCCCGCGACCGCCCCGTCACCCACGAAGGACAACCCGTATGTCCCTTGATCTCCAGCCCGGCGCGACGAGCAGTCGTCGTGCCGCCATGGTCGACCGCCTCACCTCCACGGGAACCCTGACCGACCCCCTGCTGCGCGACGCCCTGCTCCACGTGCGCCGCGAGACGCTCCTCCCCCACGCCTACGTCCGGGTCAGCGGCCCCGGCGCGGATCCGATCGACTGGCGCCTCCTCGACGGCTCCCACCCCGACGACCGTGAAGAGTGGCTCGACCTGGTCCACGGCGACGCGTCGATCCTGCTCCAGCGCGACGGCGAGCCCCTCGACGCTCTCGCCCGCGGCCCGGTGACCGGCGGCCACATGACCTCCATGTCCACTTTCGTCCCCGCCACCGTCGAAGCCCTCCAGGCCCTCGGCCTCGAACCGGGCCACCGCTATCTGGAGCTCGGGCCCGGGCCGGGAACCTCCCTCGCGCTCGCCGCCACCGTCACCGGCGCCGGACGCGCCACCGGTGTGGAGCGGGACGGACACATGGCGGCCTTCGCACAGAGGAACCTCGACCGCCTCGGCGTCGACGCGGCGGTGGTCGAGGGGGACGCGCTCGAAGGACACGAGAACCGGGCCCCGTACGACCGGATCCACTCCGGCATCGGGGTGCCGTGCGTCCCGTCGGCCTGGGTGGAGCAACTCGCGCCCGGGGGACGGCTGCTGACCACGCTCGCGACCCGTACGCCGAGCTGGCCCGGACAGCTCCTCGTCACCCGCACCGCCACCGGCCGGATCGAAGCCGTCCTGCGGGGCCGGCCGAGCGGGTACCGGCCGATGCTGGGATACCGGTGGCTGACCGCCCTGGATCACCGCGCGCGGATCAAGGCGTACCCGGGCACGGCGCGGCCCACCCGGCTCGCGCCGCCACCGGACGACGCGTACGGCTTCTGGGTCGCCGCCGCCTACCTCGCTCCCGGCCTCGTGCGGGACTTCCAGGCGGAGACGATGACGATCGTCGCCCCCGAGGACGACTCCTGGGCCGTGGCCGGTCCCGACGACGCGACCGTCCGCGTCCACGGACCGCGGGACGTGTGGGCCGAACTCGAGGACCTGTACGTCCGCTGGGTACGGGCCGACCGCCCGGAGACGTACCGGGTCGACCTCTCCGACGGCACCGGGATCCAGTCCGTCACCTCCGGTACGGGGCCGAATGCGCTGAGCTGGTCGCTGCCGGCTGATGCCGCTGCACCGCGGGTACCGCTGGGGGACGCGTGA
- a CDS encoding phosphotransferase gives MSGGRHTVPVDVHLLAVRDGEQGPEVLLSRRAGDVYAAGLWHAPSGHVERETVVAAVVRETLEETGLVVDPADVRAAVTVHHRPPGGQERVGFFFEVRRWHGTPQVIEPDKCDAVGWFPLDGLPEPMVAYCRAGLDAYRAGAPVALHFQDPGDPIAHDPAVDRLVPVPGHGIRDAAPEEAVRAFAERAVGRIAGWTDVSWAREESRVWQARGAEGGTWYVKIHQNDRFHRREVTALRSWVPSLGAAAPRLVASDASLRAVVLTAVGGRSLHGATHPPEKQRRIFHRIGRLAAAVHRGAQPRPAGDTLPVGKLERHLDGARPHLAPGDEEFVRATAEKAADLPALDVVSTHGDFQLRNLRWDEDADALYVIDFERSEEGPAVRDFVRLSDAWHGRPDLLEAVMDGYGRPFTPAEEAHFRILSVLDAVSGISYGAAHGDPELVERGCRTLARLRTAPRP, from the coding sequence GTGAGCGGCGGGCGGCACACCGTGCCGGTGGACGTACACCTGCTCGCCGTCCGCGACGGGGAACAGGGCCCGGAGGTACTGCTGTCCCGGCGGGCCGGTGATGTGTACGCGGCGGGCCTGTGGCACGCGCCGTCGGGGCACGTGGAGCGGGAGACCGTCGTCGCCGCCGTCGTACGCGAGACGCTGGAGGAGACCGGGCTCGTCGTGGATCCGGCCGATGTCCGCGCGGCCGTCACGGTGCACCACCGGCCCCCGGGCGGACAGGAGAGGGTCGGCTTCTTCTTCGAGGTCCGCCGCTGGCACGGCACACCGCAGGTGATCGAACCGGACAAGTGCGACGCGGTCGGGTGGTTCCCGCTCGACGGCCTGCCGGAGCCGATGGTCGCCTACTGCCGGGCCGGTCTCGACGCCTACCGGGCCGGCGCGCCGGTCGCGCTGCATTTCCAGGATCCCGGTGACCCGATCGCCCACGACCCGGCCGTCGACCGGCTGGTCCCGGTCCCCGGCCACGGCATCCGCGACGCCGCCCCGGAGGAGGCGGTGCGCGCCTTCGCCGAGCGGGCGGTGGGCCGCATCGCCGGCTGGACGGACGTTTCCTGGGCCCGCGAGGAAAGCCGCGTATGGCAAGCGCGTGGTGCCGAGGGCGGCACCTGGTACGTCAAGATCCACCAGAACGACCGCTTCCACCGGCGTGAGGTGACGGCCCTCCGTAGCTGGGTCCCCTCGCTGGGCGCGGCCGCGCCACGCCTGGTGGCCTCCGATGCATCGCTGCGGGCCGTGGTGCTCACCGCGGTCGGAGGCCGATCCCTGCACGGCGCCACCCACCCACCCGAGAAGCAGCGCAGGATCTTCCACCGCATCGGACGACTCGCGGCGGCCGTCCATCGCGGCGCTCAGCCCCGGCCGGCCGGCGACACGCTGCCCGTGGGGAAGCTGGAGCGGCACCTGGACGGGGCCCGGCCTCATCTCGCGCCCGGGGACGAAGAGTTCGTCCGTGCCACAGCCGAGAAGGCCGCCGACCTGCCCGCCTTGGACGTGGTGTCCACACACGGCGACTTCCAGCTGCGCAATCTGCGCTGGGACGAGGACGCCGACGCCCTGTATGTGATCGATTTCGAACGGTCGGAAGAAGGACCGGCGGTACGGGACTTCGTGCGGCTCTCCGATGCGTGGCACGGCCGTCCCGACCTCCTGGAAGCCGTGATGGACGGCTACGGCCGTCCCTTCACCCCGGCGGAAGAAGCCCACTTCAGGATCCTGTCCGTCCTGGATGCCGTCTCCGGCATCTCCTACGGCGCCGCCCACGGCGACCCCGAGCTGGTGGAGCGCGGCTGCCGCACCCTGGCCCGGCTCCGCACCGCACCACGCCCCTGA
- the galE gene encoding UDP-glucose 4-epimerase GalE, with protein MKVLITGGAGFIGSTIASRCLDEGIEVVILDNLSTGRAEFVKDRTWYRGRTDDGTLIDRIFADHPDIVATIGCAAKIVVPESVAEPLHYYSENVAAGLALIGHLLRNGCERFLFSSSAAIYAPGLGITEQAPLAPMSPYARTKAHFEQALEDITAGTPLRAVSLRYFNPIGADRKGRSGLQVRRPTHALGVMIDKYHAGEPYPITGTDWETRDGTGIRDYVHVEDLADAHIAAVRRFDTITSNGPDGTAYRVINLGSGTGTTVRELIKAFENVTGKPLPTELVGRRPGDNAGAYPDITLAHELLGWKPTLTIEQGIADSLAWYGRRDLVLTEGTEE; from the coding sequence ATGAAGGTCTTGATCACCGGCGGCGCCGGATTCATCGGCTCCACCATCGCGTCGCGATGCCTGGACGAGGGCATCGAGGTCGTGATCCTGGACAACCTGTCGACCGGCCGGGCCGAGTTCGTCAAGGACAGGACCTGGTACCGCGGCAGGACCGACGACGGGACGCTGATCGACCGCATCTTCGCCGACCACCCCGACATCGTCGCCACCATCGGCTGTGCCGCCAAGATCGTCGTCCCCGAGTCCGTCGCCGAACCGTTGCACTACTACAGCGAGAACGTCGCCGCCGGCCTCGCACTGATCGGGCACCTGCTGCGCAACGGCTGCGAACGGTTCCTGTTCTCCTCCTCCGCCGCGATCTACGCGCCGGGCCTGGGCATCACCGAGCAGGCCCCGCTCGCCCCGATGAGCCCGTACGCACGGACGAAGGCGCACTTCGAGCAGGCCCTGGAGGACATCACCGCCGGAACGCCGCTGAGGGCCGTCTCCCTGCGCTACTTCAACCCGATCGGTGCGGACCGCAAGGGCCGTAGCGGCCTCCAGGTCCGCCGACCCACGCACGCCCTGGGCGTCATGATCGACAAGTACCACGCGGGCGAGCCGTACCCGATCACCGGAACCGACTGGGAGACCCGCGACGGCACCGGCATCCGCGACTACGTCCACGTCGAAGACCTCGCGGACGCCCACATCGCGGCCGTACGCCGCTTCGACACGATCACCTCCAACGGCCCCGACGGCACCGCGTACCGCGTCATCAACCTCGGCTCGGGCACCGGCACCACCGTCCGCGAGCTGATCAAGGCGTTCGAGAACGTCACCGGCAAGCCGCTGCCCACCGAACTGGTCGGCCGCCGCCCCGGCGACAACGCCGGCGCCTACCCCGACATCACCCTCGCCCACGAGCTCCTCGGCTGGAAGCCGACCCTGACCATCGAGCAGGGCATCGCCGACTCCCTGGCCTGGTACGGCCGCCGCGACCTCGTGCTCACGGAAGGAACCGAAGAATGA